In a single window of the Methanofollis ethanolicus genome:
- a CDS encoding serine O-acetyltransferase — translation MRKCEYWNNCLKNISPAHALFYYTLQYRYHQMSVRLGFTIPLNVFGPGLSIAHYGQLVVNSAAEIGENCRIHPGANIGSHDETAPKIGNNVYIGPGAKIFGDIRIADGIAIGANSVVNRSFLEPNISIAGVPARKVSDTGSLPYIVRGTEALRGQTL, via the coding sequence GGAACAACTGCCTGAAAAATATCAGTCCTGCCCATGCCCTGTTCTATTATACGCTCCAGTACAGGTACCACCAGATGTCGGTGCGCCTCGGCTTCACCATCCCCCTGAACGTCTTCGGGCCCGGCCTCTCCATCGCCCACTATGGCCAGCTCGTCGTCAACAGCGCCGCCGAGATCGGGGAAAACTGCAGGATCCACCCGGGCGCCAATATCGGGTCCCATGACGAGACAGCCCCGAAGATCGGGAACAATGTCTATATTGGTCCGGGCGCGAAGATCTTTGGCGACATCAGGATCGCGGACGGCATCGCCATCGGCGCCAACAGCGTCGTGAACAGGTCTTTTCTGGAACCGAATATCTCCATCGCCGGTGTCCCCGCGAGGAAGGTCTCTGACACGGGGTCTCTTCCCTATATCGTCCGGGGCACCGAGGCCCTCAGGGGCCAGACTCTCTGA